One Pygocentrus nattereri isolate fPygNat1 chromosome 12, fPygNat1.pri, whole genome shotgun sequence DNA window includes the following coding sequences:
- the sts gene encoding steryl-sulfatase has product MKSPWILLFLGWLLPAPLAQGVSKPNFVLIMVDDLGIGDLGCYGNTTLKTPHIDMLARDGVKLTQHLAASPLCTPSRAAFLTGRYPIRSGMAAHRHVGVYIISAASGGLPQEEFTFARILKEQGYMTALIGKWHLGLNCEHSSDHCHHPKAHGFDHFYGIPLTNLRDCQPGHGSVFYNVHAHIPYGTLVATLATFFFLHATGVIAVSRRLALGLVALLIVALALFGLFVLTFPNFNCFLMRGEEVVEQPYVSENLTQRMTSEAVEFLERNSDRPFLLFFSFLQVHTALFASPRFRGKSLFGLYGDTVMEVDWTVGQIIKTLERLKLKEKTLVYLTSDQGPHLEEISVHGEVHRGHSGIYKAGKSTNWEGGIRVPGIFHWPGQLPAGKVIDEPTSNMDVFPSVVNLAGASIPNDRQIDGRDLMPLLQGGVERSEHEFLFHYCNAHLNAVRWHPANSTSVWKAFFFTPDFYPKNGTACFHTHACFCTEGYVTHHDPPLLYDLSRDLSESTPLTPTTEPNFTSIVEVMVEAARVHSQGIKPVVDQLSVGHLLWKPWLQPCCSSLSQLCRCEQDHQKGSLNTEVEIHSN; this is encoded by the exons GACGCCCCACATTGACATGCTGGCACGGGATGGGGTGAAGCTGACCCAGCACCTCGCTGCCTCCCCCCTCTGCACTCCCAGCAGGGCAGCCTTCCTCACGGGCAGATACCCCATACGGTCAG GAATGGCTGCGCATAGACATGTTGGGGTATATATCATCTCTGCAGCTTCTGGTGGGCTTCCTCAAGAGGAATTCACATTCGCCAGGATCCTCAAAGAGCAGGGCTACATGACTGCTCTAATTG GCAAATGGCACTTGGGCCTGAACTGTGAACATAGCAGTGACCACTGCCACCACCCGAAAGCACACGGCTTCGACCACTTTTATGGAATCCCCTTGACTAACCTGCGGGACTGCCAGCCAGGCCACGGCTCTGTTTTTTATAACGTCCATGCCCACATCCCCTACGGCACACTGGTTGCTACCTTGGCCACCTTTTTCTTCCTCCATGCTACTGGAGTTATAGCCGTATCCCGAAGGCTAGCGCTGGGCCTGGTGGCATTATTGATCGTGGCATTGGCTTTGTTTGGCTTGTTTGTCCTCACCTTCCCCAACTTTAACTGCTTCCTGATGAGAGGGGAGGAGGTTGTGGAGCAGCCATATGTGTCAGAAAATCTAACGCAGAGGATGACCAGTGAAGCAGTCGAGTTTCTGGAGAG GAACTCAGACAGACCCTTCttgctcttcttctctttcctccaAGTCCACACGGCTCTCTTCGCCTCTCCACGCTTCCGTGGCAAAAGCCTCTTCGGTCTCTATGGCGACACAGTCATGGAAGTGGACTGGACTGTAG GTCAAATAATCAAGACATTGGAACGCCTGAAACTGAAAGAGAAGACACTGGTTTACCTGACCTCAGACCAGGGTCCACACTTagaggagatatcagtccatggGGAGGTGCACAGAGGCCACAGTGGCATCTATAAAG CAGGGAAGTCAACCAACTGGGAAGGAGGCATTCGAGTCCCGGGCATCTTCCACTGGCCTGGGCAACTACCTGCAGGAAAGGTTATTGACGAACCCACCAGTAACATGGACGTCTTCCCTAGTGTGGTGAATTTAGCAGGAGCTAGTATTCCCAATGACAG GCAGATCGATGGCCGTGACCTCATGCCTTTGCTGCAGGGTGGCGTGGAGCGTTCTGAACACGAGTTCCTCTTCCATTACTGCAATGCCCATCTGAATGCTGTGAGATGGCACCCTGCTAATA GTACCTCTGTCTGGAAAGCCTTTTTCTTCACTCCAGACTTTTACCCCAAAAATGGAACAGCCTGCTTTCACACGCACGCCTGCTTCTGCACTGAAGGCTACGTCACCCATCACGACCCTCCGCTGCTTTACGATCTCTCCAGGGACCTGTCCGAAAGCACACCACTGACCCCGACAACTGAGCCTAACTTCACCTCCATTGTGGAGGTGATGGTGGAGGCAGCGAGGGTCCACAGCCAGGGCATAAAGCCTGTGGTGGATCAGCTCTCAGTTGGCCATTTGCTGTGGAAGCCCTGGCTCCAGCCATGCTGCTCCTCTCTCAGCCAGCTGTGCAGGTGTGAACAAGACCACCAGAAAGGGTCTCTGAACACAGAGGTGGAAATACATAGCAACTAA